TCTCCTTCTTAATTACTGCGCCATGTCACTTTTTTACTTATGTGACATGCTTAGCACCTGTCGACGgtggagcactgggaagggcctaAACCCCAACCCTGCATGCTGGCGCAACACGAATATTACATCTACACTGAAAATCTTAAGTATGAACAGTTTTTTTGTTGTTTTAACAACCCGCTGGCCCAACGCACACTAAAACATCCAAAATGATCGACGTGCATGTGTTTGCATGTGTGTGGTTGCAGTAACACTTTATTGTAAGACATCAAACAATTTATTTTTAGGCTTGCCAGCGCGCAATTTAAGATGATCACGATTTACAAAAAAAATAGGCAACTAAGAGTTACCGTGAACATTTTAAAATtctcaaacattttttaaatttgcatGAACATTTTTCATAATTTTAATAATTTTAACGAAAATCAGTAGCTGCTTTTTTTTGCTGATCCAGTAGAGCAGCAGGACCAAAAAAGCAAGTGAAAAAAGAAACGTGCGCAGCCACTGGGAAATTACAGCTGATAGCCTCTCCATTTCGCCCCACGCGCtgtaaccctagcgccgccaccccGTCGCGCCGGCCGTGCAGCATCGCCGCCGGACCCCATCCCCCGACGCCCTATACGCTGCACCCCGTCGCCCGGAGGAGACTCCCCGCCGCCAGCCAGTCGCCCACCCCTACGCCATCAGCGCCCAGGTAGCCCTCCTCGCCCGAGCCCACCCAATCGCCCCCCCTCGCCGGAGCTCTTCTTCTTCGCCGGACCTCGCCCAGTTTGATGATTTTCTCGCTCCATCGATTTGCAGTTCTAACTCCTGACGCTTCGGCCGccccatggaggaggaggaggaggagatatcTGGGAAGAACTCTCTTTCGGCCGCGGCGGCCAGTCGACTCACCGACGACCTCATCATGGAGATCCTGTCCCGGCTCCCCTTCCGGTCCGTCTGCCGTTTCAAGTGCGTCTCTAAGGCCTGGCGCGACCTCAtcgcccaccccgcccaccgcaagAAGCTGCCCCAGACCCTCGCCGGCGTCCTCTACACCACCATCACCCGTGCCGACGGCGAACGCTACCACCTGGCCGGCCTCTCGGCCGAGGCCGAGGGTCTTGATCTCGACACTTCACTCACGTTCCTGCCACATACGTAGTACatgtacttcgggctggtgcgcgcCTGTATGGCCTCCTCCTCCACATACGGAGTACAGGTACATACGGAGAACCGGAGCCTGGAGCCAGAGGGATACTGGATTGGTTGACAAGGTTTGGCTGACCAATCGCAGTGTCCTGGTTGGCGGCATGCTGCACGTTGTCGGAAACCTACTGTATCCGGACGACAGCAACAATTGGGAAGACAAGACTGTGCTGGTGGCTGTGGACATGGAAGGCAAGGTGTGGAAGACCATCTCCGTGCCACGCGGCCAGAGCTATGGTACAGTTGGGTGCTCACAGGGGTGCCTGCACTATGCTGCTATATCTCCAGCTCCTCTCACCGTCGGGGATGACGACGATGATGGTTCACTCAACATGGCTGAAGAGGTAGCGATATGGCGCCTTGAGGATTATGACACCCAGCAATGGGCCCTGAAGCACAGTTTCAGGATCGATAATGTGCTGAACCTAAATGAGGTGGAGTACCGGATGGTTGGGTTCCATCCCGATCGCGACACCTTCTTCTTTGTCAGCAAGGGTATTTTTGAGGGCGAAGCATGGGATGCGGCTTCATTGCTGACATGGGACATGCGACGTCGCCAACTCTCTAGTGTCCTTCATCTCGAGAAAAGCAGTGTAGGGCCGTATCTGCCTTATGTTCCTCTCTTCTCATCAGAGCCACTAGCAGATGCAGGTGGGCACTAATTCAGTTCGACTCATGCTTGGGCTTGCTCCGATCAATGGAATAATCATGTACGTGTACACCTGCACTTCTTAATCTTTTTGAATTGTGTTAGCCAGTTTGTTCTATGGGGCTAAATTATACTACTGTTATCCAGCTTGCTTGGCCATGATATGCCATGATTACGGTTGTCCTGAATCCTAGTATTAGTGACTGTTAATTGTGAACTTCGTTTTGTTCCTTCTTAGTTATTGTGTGTGTAAATGATATACTGTGACTGGTTTAATTGATAAACCTAGTGCTATAGAAGATTTTAGTAGCTGGACCTGGATGGATAGCTTTCCCAGAAAAGTAAAGAATCTGGTGGATGTGTCTGTAGCAGCTTTTTCTGGACTTCATGGAAAGCCGGAAATGCAGCTTGCTCTAAATGCGCTTACACAGCGTGATCCTACTGCGATTATCTATCAATCTGCTAATTGGTTGTCATATTGGTCTAATTTGCAGAGAGACGAAGGGCACTGGGTACTTCCAACTATTTCTTTGTTGTGGGTGCTTGCCTTTGTGGCCTATTTCTTTGTTGCTCTGGATTGATTGACTGCATGCATTCGTGTGGGCTGACGGTTGTTTTATCGGTTTGGCTTCAGTGGCATGAAATCGGGGGCGAAAGCTCCTCCATTCGGAAGAAAATCTTTACCATTATTAACAACAagaaatgtcatgtggtgggccttggagaaacacaaagtcccagcaaaatacattaccctcatcaaggacatgtacgataatgttgtgacaagtgttcgaacaagtgatgtcgacactgatgacttcccgattaagataggactgcatcaggggtcagctttgagcccttatctttttgcattggtgatggatgaggtcaaaagggatatacaaggagatatcccatggtgtatgctctttgcggatgatgtggtgctagttgacgatagtcggatgggggtaaataggaagttagagttatggagtcaaaccttggaatcgaaagggtttaggcttagtagaactaaaaccgagtacatgatgtgcggtttcagtactactaggtgtgaggaggaggttagccttgatggccaggtggtacctcagaaggacacctttcggtatttggggtcaatgctgcaggaggatgggggtattgatgaagatgtgaaccatcgaatcaaacccggatggatgaagtggcgccaagcttctggcattctctgtgacaagagagtgccacaaaagctaaaaggcaagttctacaggacggctgttcgacccgcaatgttgtatggcgctgagtgttggccgactaaaaggcgacatgttcaacagttaggtgtggcggagatgcgtatgttgagatggatgtgtggccacatgaggaaggatcgagtccggaatgatgatatacgagatagagttgggtagcaccaattgaagagaagcttgtccaacatcgtctgagatggtttgggcatattcagcgcaggcctccagaagcttcggtgcatagtggacggctaaagcgtgcggagaatgtcaagagagggcggggtagaccgaatttgacatgggaggagtccgttaagagagacctgaaggattggagtatcaccaaagagctagctatggacaggggtgcgtgaaagcttgctatccatgtgccagagtcatgagttggttgcgagatcttatgggtttcacctctagcctaccccaacttgtttgggaccaaaggctttgttgttgttgttgttgttatactCATTCTTTTAACATGGTCACAATACTCGTCAACTCCCATCGAAATTTACCCGAAAGACATGTCATCTAGAAATCTCACAAGGATTTTGCATACGTGTAATTTTTGCAAGGAGGCAAGGTTGCTCCTGATTAAAATTTGAAGAACACTTGATCCATCTAAAAATATAACAAGGTTGCTCACAACTTTGAACTTTCTAGTTCAGCGTTCATGTGGGTTTCTATCATTTGTTTCTCCCGTCTCTACAGTTCGCATTAGTTTGTCTGTGAGACAACAAATATTTTGCTAACAAAAATGTAAAAGATATTTACCTGATCTTTTACAAAATTTGTACatttttgcctaaaagatggacggCGATTTTTAGACAAGTGATTTTTTTAAATGATAATCATGTGTTTATAAAATGCTCACTGTGAAATAAACAAATGATCATCATGGATACTGTTCATTGTATACTTAAAAATGTACACCATGAATTTTAGAAAGCCCGTCGCCTGATAAAAGATCATCGTGGATATGTTTGATACATTGTCATTGCCTTTATCTGGTTGGTTACCGTTTATATGGACGAGGGGGTCATGGTTCGACTACCTGTTATCTGTGAATTGTCCTGGGAGTCTGGTTATCTTGTTTTGAGTCGGTGAGTGTCGTGCTATGGGCGCTTTGCCTGTGTGACCTATTTCTTTGTTGTTCTGGATTGGTGCATGCATTCTTGTGGGCTGACCTAGCACTGAAAATGACTATCCTATAGGCGAACTGCTACAGAGAATCACAGGTCAAGCAAGCTGCTTTAGCTTCCACTGTGTTGGCTGGTTATGTACAATTGCCAAGTGTTCACCAGGATTTACAAAGAATCAATCAGCCCAACACAAAAGTGAAGAATGGATCCCCCTTTGCAACTCAGATACTATCAACACAATCTTGTTAGCACTTAAGCGGTAACAGGACAGCTTCAGTTCGTCTTGTAGGCCCAGCTGTGCTCCTTGAGGTAGGCTTGCACTGCTTCCTTGATGGCGAGATTCGGAACCAACTGATGCTCCTTCAAGGGCTCCCGTGTCACCGGGTCAAAATTACCCACCTAAGGAAAGGTTATTGTGAGATTTACAACATCAAACCGTATGTACAACACATACTAAGTTATATGTAAAGCGAAGTTTAAATAATTTTGAACCTTAGCACATCGTCAAAACATACTTGGTGTCATACCTATGCCAATCAAATAATGTACCAGTTCAACTTAGctacaccagctactgttcatttgTTCAAGCTTCTGTGTTTTTTCCTTTAATTAATAACAGTTATTTCAACTAACCAGTACTCATACAAGAGTCGTCTAAATCTATGATTATTGTAGAATCAGGCAATATATATGTAAGTGGAATAGTCTGTATTAAGGAATTTCAGGGGATGATATTAGCAGACACCAGTAGAAAAAATAAATTAAATTAAATCAAGGGTTCTCTATAAACAGATGCCAGATTAGGAAGAATGCGcaccttgtggagatgctcaagcaGTATGGCCCTCTCATATGTTACACCACTGGGTGTGATAACTGGATCTCTAAAAATCTCAAAAGTTATTTGACAGCAAAGGTAGTCGGGCACCTAGGTATTCAGAGTGGGAACAACTTAAGAACACAGAGGAGAAAAAAATAACACTGAACAGAAGAAATTTGGTTACAATACAAGATATCATAAAAATAATCAGTGCTTTTACATCTCCTGGCGTATCAGCAAGTATAGCGTTTGTGAAGACTTCGGATAACAATTTGCATTGCTCTGGATACTCATTGGTTGTCCCCTCAGAGTCTTCTGAAAGAGTACCGCTAAGAAAGTGATGCTCCTGCAGAGCATTTTCACAAGCTTCCCTACAATGTTCATGTTACATCAGAGTTAAAAAAAAAATCAGTATCTTGAATGTAAGGCATCAGGGTGAATGTTACAGTTTTGCCGAATTGACCCTCAACATTAAATATACAGACTTGGCTTTGATCTGCAGCACAATTATGCCAATTATATCAAGGTAATTTCAACACACAATGTACCTTAAACTTTGCATCTTCCAAACCCGCTGAGTGGAGTGCTTTTCCCAGTCTTGGTACTTGGCCTTGGCAAGAACCTGCCAAATGTCCTCCGCCATTTTGTCCCTTGAATTTGAAGACTTCAAGAGATCCAAAGCCTGTTCCCCATCAATTTGTCAAGCCAAAATAACTGTCAATGTCAGCCAATTAGCTGAGGTCAATAATTAAATGTGTCTCCAACTGTCATTTCAACTCGTATGTAATCAGGAGAGCTTGGTGAAAGACACCAAGGTAGTACATATTGACATCACCATCTTTCTCAAGAAGACCGCAAGCCCATAACAAGTTATAGTGAAACCATTTCATCCGATGGTAAATTACTAACGTCAAAGAGGACAGGGGGTTCAGTTCAAGTTCCGCAATATTTGAGAGCACGCAGACAATAACATCCAAAGAAATTGTTAGACTACAACTCAGAACAGGACACAAACGGTCAGCGTCCCAGTGGGTGTGTGGTTACATTATTTATGCATGTGAAGAAGGCAGGTAAGCTACAAGGGTAATCAGGAAGCATGCTTTAGACACATGT
The sequence above is a segment of the Triticum dicoccoides isolate Atlit2015 ecotype Zavitan chromosome 1A, WEW_v2.0, whole genome shotgun sequence genome. Coding sequences within it:
- the LOC119278905 gene encoding uncharacterized protein LOC119278905 — its product is MLHVVGNLLYPDDSNNWEDKTVLVAVDMEGKVWKTISVPRGQSYGTVGCSQGCLHYAAISPAPLTVGDDDDDGSLNMAEEVAIWRLEDYDTQQWALKHSFRIDNVLNLNEVEYRMVGFHPDRDTFFFVSKGIFEGEAWDAASLLTWDMRRRQLSSVLHLEKSSVGPYLPYVPLFSSEPLADAGGH
- the LOC119358152 gene encoding E3 ubiquitin-protein ligase CHIP-like, which encodes MAAAADGGVARQAELRRAEGNACFRKARLGAAIDCYTEAIALCPGVAVYWVNRGLCHFRRKDWARVEEDSRRALALDDASVKGHYLLGCALLEKEDCALAVKEFEKALDLLKSSNSRDKMAEDIWQVLAKAKYQDWEKHSTQRVWKMQSLREACENALQEHHFLSGTLSEDSEGTTNEYPEQCKLLSEVFTNAILADTPGDVPDYLCCQITFEIFRDPVITPSGVTYERAILLEHLHKVGNFDPVTREPLKEHQLVPNLAIKEAVQAYLKEHSWAYKTN